One genomic segment of Desulfobacterales bacterium includes these proteins:
- a CDS encoding crossover junction endodeoxyribonuclease RuvC, whose amino-acid sequence MMKIVGIDPGLAATGVAVIEGTELSVARYSYGCIQTSARHSVPIRLNRIYDQLISFLTRQSPDFIVVEDVFSLERFPKSGIMLGKVTGVILLAGCQLHLPVKEIPVRTAKQILTGNGSANKQQLAESVRHRLNHPGPIRPYHASDAIALAMVGLFRYTSGIEACVGTG is encoded by the coding sequence ATGATGAAAATCGTGGGCATAGACCCGGGCCTTGCGGCCACGGGGGTTGCCGTTATCGAGGGGACCGAGCTTTCGGTTGCCCGCTATTCTTATGGATGTATTCAAACATCCGCCCGTCATTCGGTGCCGATTCGCTTAAATCGCATTTATGATCAGTTGATTTCGTTTTTGACCCGTCAATCCCCGGATTTTATCGTGGTTGAGGATGTGTTCTCCCTGGAGCGGTTTCCCAAATCCGGTATTATGCTCGGAAAGGTCACGGGGGTAATCCTTCTGGCCGGCTGTCAGCTCCATCTGCCAGTAAAGGAGATTCCGGTCCGGACCGCCAAGCAGATCCTGACCGGAAACGGCAGCGCCAATAAACAGCAGCTGGCCGAAAGCGTCCGGCACCGGTTAAATCATCCGGGCCCCATTCGGCCCTATCATGCCTCAGATGCCATTGCCCTGGCCATGGTCGGCCTGTTTCGGTACACGAGCGGAATTGAAGCATGTGTGGGTACGGGATAG
- the ruvA gene encoding Holliday junction branch migration protein RuvA has translation MIAYLEGELLKKEIDRLILLVNQIGYEVLVPGFVMETLHARSLGDTLSLHIYYHQTEHQPKPVLIGFNLEAEREFFQLFISVEAIGPLKAVKALNTPVSDIAKAIESKNAVVLKRLNGIGERMAHKIIATLQGKMGKFALIREDAVHPAEEAAPAADDPSEQVIAVLTGQLGHRTHEAKLMVDAAMKRNPSIATPEELFEEVYRGEALNDG, from the coding sequence ATGATCGCATATCTTGAAGGTGAATTGTTAAAAAAAGAGATCGACCGTCTGATTCTGCTGGTCAACCAAATCGGCTACGAGGTCCTGGTGCCGGGGTTTGTGATGGAGACGTTGCATGCCAGGTCCCTGGGGGATACCCTGTCGCTTCACATTTACTATCATCAGACCGAGCATCAGCCCAAGCCGGTGTTGATCGGCTTTAACCTGGAGGCGGAACGCGAGTTTTTCCAGCTTTTTATTTCCGTTGAGGCCATCGGCCCCTTAAAGGCAGTAAAGGCATTGAATACCCCGGTTTCTGATATTGCCAAAGCCATTGAATCCAAAAATGCGGTTGTGCTAAAGCGTTTAAACGGGATCGGCGAGCGCATGGCGCATAAAATTATCGCCACGCTGCAGGGAAAAATGGGCAAGTTCGCACTGATCCGGGAGGATGCGGTGCATCCGGCGGAAGAAGCAGCGCCGGCCGCTGATGATCCCTCTGAGCAGGTGATTGCGGTGCTGACCGGGCAGCTGGGCCACAGAACCCATGAGGCCAAACTCATGGTTGATGCGGCCATGAAGCGGAACCCCTCGATCGCCACACCGGAGGAGCTGTTTGAGGAAGTGTATCGGGGCGAGGCGCTAAATGACGGATGA
- the ruvB gene encoding Holliday junction branch migration DNA helicase RuvB, which yields MTDDIIKYSGEPRGIVNPEPLPMDAEPDIISLRPEHLSDYIGQGEVLETLKIAIQAAKHRNEALEHVLFHGPPGLGKTTLAHIIANEMGTNLMVTSGPALEKGGDLIGLLTHLETGDVLFVDEIHRTPKSVEELLYPAMEDFAIDVIFDKGVHARSHRFRLKQFVLVGATTRVGLLSAPLRDRFGIFRSLDFYCDTDLERIVRRSAALLNLSIMDDGAAELARRSRGTPRIVNRLLKRVRDYAQVKADGRITIEAVEGALGLEGVDEMGLTPLDRRYLNTIIQYYKGGPVGIDAVAATLQEETDTLVDVVEPFLLKTGLILRTSTGRKASESAYQHLGITACQ from the coding sequence ATGACGGATGATATTATCAAATATTCCGGAGAACCCCGGGGAATCGTAAACCCGGAGCCGCTTCCCATGGATGCGGAGCCGGATATCATTTCGCTTCGGCCGGAGCATCTGAGCGACTATATCGGGCAGGGCGAGGTGCTCGAAACCCTGAAAATCGCCATCCAGGCGGCCAAGCATCGAAATGAGGCCTTAGAGCACGTGCTTTTTCACGGCCCGCCGGGGCTTGGCAAGACAACGCTGGCCCATATTATCGCCAATGAAATGGGTACCAACCTGATGGTCACCTCAGGCCCGGCCCTTGAGAAGGGCGGCGATTTGATCGGCCTGCTCACGCATCTGGAGACCGGGGATGTCCTGTTTGTCGATGAAATCCACCGTACGCCCAAGTCGGTTGAAGAACTGCTGTATCCGGCCATGGAGGATTTTGCCATTGATGTGATCTTTGATAAAGGGGTTCATGCCCGGAGCCACCGGTTTCGGCTGAAACAGTTCGTGCTGGTGGGGGCCACAACCCGGGTGGGGCTCCTTTCTGCGCCGCTTCGGGACCGGTTCGGCATTTTCCGGAGTCTTGATTTTTATTGCGATACGGATTTGGAGCGGATCGTCCGGCGATCCGCGGCGCTGCTCAACCTTTCCATCATGGATGACGGGGCCGCCGAGCTGGCGCGGCGCTCCCGGGGGACGCCCAGAATCGTGAACCGTCTGCTTAAACGGGTCCGGGATTATGCCCAGGTCAAGGCGGACGGCCGGATCACCATAGAGGCGGTCGAAGGGGCGCTGGGGCTTGAAGGGGTGGATGAGATGGGGCTTACGCCCCTGGATCGTCGGTATTTAAACACGATCATTCAGTATTACAAGGGCGGCCCGGTCGGAATTGATGCGGTGGCCGCCACCCTTCAGGAGGAGACCGACACGCTGGTGGATGTGGTGGAGCCGTTTCTTTTAAAGACCGGCCTGATTTTAAGAACCTCCACCGGCCGCAAAGCCTCGGAATCGGCCTACCAGCATCTGGGAATTACGGCATGCCAGTGA
- a CDS encoding SAM-dependent chlorinase/fluorinase: MPVIALLTDFGLSDPYVGIMKGVILSICPQASIVDVSHDVEPQDIRAAAYLLDAAYPYFPEKTVHIVVVDPGVGSGRAVIAVQAGGHYFLAPDNGVLTKVLEDKDLQAAVRVENRQYFLHPVSRTFHGRDIFAPVAAHMAEGKSMDAFGPRISAEDMVQLALPAACLSEQGEVVGAVITADRFGNLISNIPEKLVRQLAPGKDETRLQVQVGSHQIKGLSASYQSVSPGELLAIIGSRGYLEISVNQGNARDFCGVEKDAAVVVKVREAG; encoded by the coding sequence ATGCCAGTGATCGCCCTTTTGACCGACTTCGGGTTGTCTGACCCCTATGTCGGTATCATGAAAGGGGTCATCCTCTCCATTTGTCCGCAAGCCTCGATTGTGGATGTGTCGCATGATGTGGAGCCGCAGGATATCCGTGCGGCGGCTTATCTGCTGGATGCGGCGTATCCGTATTTCCCGGAAAAAACCGTGCATATTGTGGTGGTGGACCCCGGGGTGGGCAGCGGCCGTGCCGTTATTGCCGTACAAGCCGGCGGCCATTATTTTCTGGCCCCGGATAATGGGGTGTTAACCAAGGTGCTGGAAGATAAAGATCTGCAAGCCGCGGTTCGGGTGGAAAATCGGCAGTATTTTCTCCATCCCGTAAGCCGCACGTTTCACGGCCGGGATATTTTTGCGCCGGTGGCCGCGCATATGGCGGAAGGCAAATCCATGGACGCGTTCGGCCCCCGGATTTCGGCTGAAGATATGGTCCAACTGGCGTTGCCCGCCGCCTGTTTATCAGAGCAAGGGGAAGTGGTGGGCGCGGTAATTACGGCGGACCGGTTCGGCAACCTGATAAGCAATATCCCCGAGAAGTTAGTCCGGCAACTGGCGCCAGGTAAAGATGAAACCCGCCTGCAAGTTCAAGTCGGTTCACATCAGATAAAGGGTCTTTCCGCATCGTATCAGTCGGTTTCCCCGGGTGAACTGCTGGCCATCATCGGCAGCCGGGGATATCTTGAAATTTCGGTCAACCAGGGAAATGCGCGGGATTTTTGTGGAGTTGAAAAGGATGCAGCGGTTGTTGTAAAAGTCCGGGAAGCCGGTTGA
- the cyaB gene encoding class IV adenylate cyclase translates to MSSLEIEVKFFITDTDTVRNQIKALTPGFLGATAETNLRYETEDCGLLRKKALLRLRRADRVTLTYKSEPPDPSEDYKIHREYEVTVDNFEAMQNILVSLGFHPEQVYEKKRESYKLGDVVLCLDTMPYGNFLEIEGPGPEIRPLAERLGLNWQNRILLNYLEMFEQIKAELGLSFSDVTFENFQTVAADPADLIPRFEAGADASANS, encoded by the coding sequence ATGTCCTCACTTGAAATCGAAGTCAAATTTTTTATAACTGACACGGACACCGTCAGAAATCAAATCAAGGCCCTGACCCCCGGCTTTCTGGGGGCCACGGCTGAAACCAATCTCCGTTATGAAACAGAGGATTGCGGGCTTCTGAGAAAAAAGGCCCTGCTGCGCCTTCGCCGGGCGGACCGGGTCACGCTCACATATAAGTCTGAGCCGCCAGATCCGTCCGAGGACTATAAAATCCACCGGGAATATGAGGTCACCGTGGATAACTTTGAAGCCATGCAAAACATTCTGGTCTCCCTGGGGTTTCATCCGGAGCAGGTTTATGAAAAAAAACGGGAATCCTATAAGCTGGGCGATGTTGTACTGTGCCTGGATACCATGCCCTATGGGAATTTCCTGGAAATCGAGGGCCCCGGCCCGGAGATCCGCCCGCTTGCCGAGCGTCTTGGATTAAACTGGCAGAACCGGATCCTTTTGAATTACCTGGAAATGTTCGAGCAGATCAAAGCCGAGCTCGGACTTTCTTTTTCTGATGTGACGTTCGAAAATTTTCAAACCGTGGCAGCCGATCCGGCTGACCTGATCCCCCGGTTCGAAGCGGGTGCCGACGCATCAGCCAATTCGTAA
- the rplM gene encoding 50S ribosomal protein L13: MKKYTYSAKQSDNQGKWLVVDAENAVLGRLASEVAARLRGKHNPLFTPHVDCGDFVIVINADKVKLTGRKMQQKMYYRHSGYIGGLKEINAEKLLQKRPEDVIRYAVKGMLPKNRLGRKLYKKLKVYAGSEHPHQAQQPQALEL, from the coding sequence TTGAAAAAATATACATATAGTGCGAAACAATCGGATAATCAAGGGAAATGGTTGGTTGTGGATGCTGAGAATGCGGTGCTCGGCCGTCTGGCCAGCGAAGTGGCCGCCCGCCTCAGGGGCAAGCATAATCCGCTTTTTACGCCGCATGTGGATTGCGGTGATTTTGTCATCGTGATAAACGCGGACAAGGTGAAACTGACCGGCCGGAAAATGCAGCAGAAGATGTATTACCGCCACAGCGGCTATATCGGCGGCTTAAAGGAAATAAACGCCGAAAAGCTGCTTCAGAAGAGGCCGGAGGATGTGATCCGGTATGCGGTTAAAGGCATGCTGCCGAAAAACCGGCTGGGCCGGAAGCTTTACAAAAAACTGAAAGTCTATGCCGGCAGCGAGCATCCGCATCAGGCGCAGCAGCCGCAAGCTTTGGAACTATAA
- the rpsI gene encoding 30S ribosomal protein S9, with translation MEKENVFYATGKRKTAVARTWLKPGNGDIVINNKPLEEYFPLAAAQRISRQALELTNTTDNYDIKVNVKGGGTLGQAEAVRHGITRTLFLMNPEFRQVLKKAGFVKRDPRKKERKKYGQRGARARFQFSKR, from the coding sequence ATGGAAAAGGAAAACGTATTTTACGCTACCGGCAAACGGAAAACCGCGGTGGCCCGTACTTGGTTGAAACCCGGAAACGGCGATATCGTGATCAACAACAAGCCGCTGGAGGAATATTTTCCTTTGGCAGCCGCCCAGCGGATTTCCCGGCAGGCGCTGGAACTGACCAATACCACGGACAATTATGATATCAAGGTCAATGTCAAGGGCGGCGGAACATTAGGCCAGGCCGAGGCGGTCCGGCACGGGATTACCCGGACGCTTTTTTTAATGAACCCGGAATTCCGTCAGGTCCTTAAAAAGGCTGGTTTCGTCAAACGCGATCCCCGAAAGAAAGAACGGAAAAAATACGGCCAGCGGGGCGCCCGGGCCCGTTTTCAGTTTTCCAAACGGTAG
- a CDS encoding diguanylate cyclase has protein sequence MTILQPSENMPGTGQTIVDLADLTQQPAMPPATWWQKIRDYLSSSDQRLLRRLPTYFICALYFGFLPLEPLFLPKFILIGLTIVGFVLTSFRKSPLIVLIQRKNSQAPILFMDLGAAHIGWLCDPVQPSPMLLIVPIVLIVSGFQKGMDHFRFMLAGFAISLPLVFLTRSYILGLAPAAIMNIAMLAILLRCIYGTLKNIDTLNKKAKSKTDDLELANHRFRQIGKALQESEARYRSIFENSSTAMCLIDGQMRLSLVNSKFEELTRYHRNEPYEQKRLTDFIYRKDLDRIKRFHARRRQLGGLAPAEYECQLVDQDQNIHHVIIKFSIIPWHERITATIIDITARKQAKLALSRSYQQLRKAAAMIKQSEHRYRNLFENTGAATILVGKNLRISMANTEFSQLTGCPKKAISGKKFLSEFIERKSFNRIKRHRARQKHQGLPLPTEYECIIIDQRRNKKHVIMKIYSPPHQKNNSIVSFFDITARKRAQTALQEAHEKLRILADIDELTQIGNRRRFDEQLDREWHRLKREGLPLSLIMCDVDCFKLYNDNYGHQKGDKCLRAIARALSKPVKRSIDLVARYGGEEFAVILPNTNSYGAMQVAEAINQSVEQLKIPNSASTVSDHITLSLGVSTLIPKNEQTPDELVTYADRALYEAKRRGRNQSVFTHPEQVIGEFQMPLTAPPSSTFKH, from the coding sequence ATGACAATTTTACAGCCATCCGAAAATATGCCCGGAACCGGTCAAACAATCGTTGACCTGGCCGATCTGACCCAACAGCCGGCAATGCCGCCTGCGACTTGGTGGCAGAAGATCAGGGATTACTTGTCCTCATCAGATCAGCGACTGCTGCGCCGTCTGCCTACCTATTTTATCTGCGCCCTTTATTTTGGGTTTCTCCCCCTGGAGCCGCTTTTTCTGCCCAAATTCATTTTAATCGGCCTGACGATTGTCGGCTTCGTCTTAACGAGCTTCAGAAAAAGCCCGTTAATTGTTCTTATCCAGCGCAAAAACAGCCAGGCCCCCATCCTTTTTATGGATCTCGGGGCAGCGCACATCGGCTGGCTGTGCGATCCGGTTCAACCCTCGCCGATGCTGCTCATTGTCCCGATCGTACTGATTGTATCGGGATTTCAAAAAGGAATGGACCATTTCCGGTTTATGCTGGCCGGCTTTGCGATTTCCCTGCCCCTGGTCTTTTTGACACGGAGTTACATACTGGGTCTGGCACCGGCAGCCATCATGAACATAGCCATGCTTGCCATTTTACTGAGATGCATCTATGGCACACTAAAAAACATTGATACATTAAACAAAAAGGCCAAAAGCAAAACCGATGATTTGGAACTGGCCAATCACCGGTTCAGGCAAATCGGCAAAGCGCTTCAGGAAAGCGAAGCAAGGTATCGCAGCATTTTTGAAAACAGCAGCACAGCCATGTGCCTGATTGACGGCCAGATGCGGCTGTCACTGGTCAATTCAAAATTTGAAGAACTGACCCGATACCATCGCAATGAACCGTATGAACAAAAACGGCTCACCGATTTTATTTATCGAAAGGACCTGGACCGAATCAAGCGCTTCCACGCCCGCAGAAGACAATTGGGCGGGCTTGCGCCGGCCGAATATGAATGCCAGCTCGTGGACCAGGATCAGAACATTCACCATGTGATCATTAAATTTTCAATAATACCCTGGCATGAGCGCATCACTGCCACCATCATCGATATCACCGCCCGCAAGCAGGCCAAGCTTGCCTTGAGCCGTTCTTATCAGCAGCTGCGAAAGGCAGCGGCGATGATCAAGCAAAGCGAACACCGGTATCGCAACCTTTTTGAAAATACCGGGGCGGCCACGATACTGGTGGGCAAAAACCTGCGGATTTCCATGGCCAACACCGAGTTCTCGCAACTCACGGGATGCCCCAAAAAAGCGATCAGTGGAAAGAAGTTCCTAAGCGAATTTATCGAGCGCAAAAGCTTCAATCGCATCAAACGCCATCGGGCCCGGCAGAAGCACCAAGGTCTGCCGCTGCCTACGGAATATGAATGCATCATTATTGACCAGCGCCGAAACAAAAAACATGTGATCATGAAAATTTATTCCCCGCCGCACCAAAAAAACAACAGCATTGTCTCTTTCTTTGACATCACGGCCCGCAAAAGAGCCCAAACCGCCCTGCAGGAGGCCCATGAAAAGCTTCGGATACTTGCTGATATTGATGAACTGACCCAAATCGGAAACCGCAGACGCTTTGATGAGCAGTTAGACCGGGAATGGCACCGGTTAAAACGCGAGGGGCTGCCGCTTTCCCTGATTATGTGTGATGTGGACTGCTTTAAGCTTTATAACGATAATTACGGCCATCAGAAAGGCGATAAATGCCTGCGCGCCATCGCCCGGGCCCTCAGCAAACCGGTGAAGCGCTCCATTGACCTGGTGGCCCGATACGGTGGCGAAGAATTTGCCGTTATTTTACCAAACACCAATTCATATGGGGCCATGCAGGTGGCTGAGGCCATAAATCAGTCTGTGGAGCAGCTAAAAATTCCCAATTCCGCATCCACAGTGTCGGATCATATCACCTTAAGCCTCGGGGTCTCGACACTGATTCCGAAAAATGAGCAGACACCGGATGAACTGGTCACCTATGCCGACCGAGCGCTTTATGAGGCCAAGCGGCGGGGCCGGAACCAGTCGGTATTCACCCACCCGGAGCAGGTCATCGGTGAATTTCAAATGCCGCTGACTGCACCGCCAAGCAGCACATTTAAACATTAA
- a CDS encoding ABC transporter permease subunit, with amino-acid sequence MERLDYFVKRFLLIVPTFLGITILCFLLIQFVPGGPVEQAIMQMKGIGAGETAVGQGAAQSITEQQRKDIEAYYGFDQPIYKRYYNWLVKHRIGMQMASYRYPNKTAWQLIRDRFQVSLVFGLTGFILSYLVCIPLGIAKALRHNKMFDLVSSIIVFVGYAIPPFAFGMVLKMLLCGTTEGFWDIFPISGFHSENYVSLSLFGKIQDIFMHMALPVLCYIIGNFAVLTLLMKNSLIEQISRDYVRTVVAKGGSYRRAVWGHAVRNSLIPIATGIGAILMVMFAGSVIIEQVFEIPGMGRLSLEAIIGRDYPVFMGILALTSILGLLGNILSDFLYVMIDPRINFQEI; translated from the coding sequence ATGGAGCGTCTAGATTATTTTGTAAAGCGATTCCTGCTCATTGTGCCGACCTTTTTGGGCATCACGATTTTGTGTTTTCTTCTGATCCAGTTCGTCCCCGGCGGACCGGTTGAGCAGGCCATCATGCAGATGAAGGGCATCGGCGCCGGGGAAACCGCGGTCGGCCAGGGCGCTGCCCAGTCCATCACCGAGCAGCAGCGCAAAGATATTGAGGCCTATTACGGCTTTGATCAGCCGATCTACAAGCGCTATTACAACTGGCTGGTCAAGCACCGGATCGGCATGCAGATGGCCTCCTATAGATATCCCAACAAAACCGCCTGGCAGCTGATCCGGGATCGGTTCCAGGTGTCGCTGGTTTTCGGTTTAACCGGTTTTATCTTATCCTATCTGGTCTGCATTCCGCTGGGCATTGCCAAGGCTTTACGTCACAATAAGATGTTTGATCTCGTATCAAGCATCATCGTGTTCGTTGGCTATGCGATTCCGCCGTTTGCCTTTGGCATGGTGCTGAAAATGCTTTTATGCGGCACGACCGAGGGATTCTGGGACATCTTTCCCATATCCGGATTTCACTCGGAAAATTATGTCAGTCTGTCACTTTTTGGAAAAATTCAGGATATTTTCATGCACATGGCCCTGCCGGTGCTTTGCTACATAATCGGCAATTTTGCGGTGTTAACGCTTCTTATGAAAAACTCCCTGATTGAGCAGATCAGCCGGGACTATGTGCGCACGGTAGTGGCCAAGGGCGGGAGTTACCGCCGGGCGGTCTGGGGCCATGCGGTGCGGAACTCCCTGATCCCCATTGCCACCGGGATTGGAGCAATCCTGATGGTCATGTTTGCCGGTTCGGTGATTATCGAGCAGGTATTTGAAATCCCCGGAATGGGGCGGCTTAGCCTGGAGGCGATTATCGGCAGGGATTACCCGGTGTTTATGGGCATTCTGGCACTTACCTCGATTCTCGGGCTATTGGGCAACATCCTTTCAGATTTTCTTTATGTCATGATCGATCCGCGGATTAATTTTCAGGAGATTTAG
- a CDS encoding ABC transporter permease, producing the protein MIAKLFQNPMAKKRYLRFKSMKRAYVSLWILLLLYGLSLFSELICNGVPLYVRFNGQSFFPVFQFYSEDVFTGSGRQTRPDYKKICQMRTFTEEPDNFMIFPPIPFGPLEDIDPASISLSENVKLVLKPEPRVGSVDLYKNYSILRARNFDFFLGPEDKSGEDIRLDRYFSFPKDLKAAIEKRFENKSAAYQSYEILAPSGPVKVVLPTYRPRPEPPDTIRLMFQEIVTGSRQTRTIRFNPSLERLPPEPDIWQQISEGDKALLRSMIEKRLEGPVDNYQLSIDKCQYSASFEKESVQFPYPPVEGHPMGIDSAGRDVLARILYGLRISLTFGLMLVGSTMMLGIFAGSVQGYYGGRLDITAQRLIEIWSAIPFLYVMILMGSIYGRSFMLLLICYGLFNWVGISYYVRAEFLNLRKRPFVEAAKCMGGPSYKIIFKHIMPNALVPVITFFPFSLVGAIGALAALDYLGFGLPPPTPSWGELLFQAQQYRWAWWLILYPSLALFIVMLLGVFVGEGIRNAYDPKQYTRLE; encoded by the coding sequence ATGATCGCCAAGCTGTTTCAAAATCCCATGGCAAAAAAGCGCTACCTGCGCTTTAAGTCCATGAAGCGTGCCTATGTGTCCCTGTGGATTCTTCTGCTGCTTTATGGTTTAAGCCTTTTCTCCGAGCTGATTTGCAATGGGGTGCCCCTGTATGTGCGGTTTAACGGACAGTCATTTTTTCCGGTGTTCCAGTTTTATTCCGAGGATGTGTTCACCGGCAGCGGCCGGCAAACCCGGCCGGATTACAAGAAAATTTGTCAGATGCGTACCTTTACCGAGGAACCGGACAATTTCATGATATTTCCGCCCATCCCCTTTGGTCCTTTAGAGGATATCGATCCTGCGAGTATATCCCTATCGGAGAATGTCAAGCTGGTCCTTAAACCGGAGCCCCGGGTCGGCAGCGTGGATTTATATAAGAATTATTCCATTTTGCGCGCCCGTAATTTTGATTTTTTCCTTGGCCCCGAAGACAAGTCCGGGGAAGATATCCGGCTCGACCGCTATTTTTCTTTTCCCAAAGATTTAAAGGCGGCGATAGAGAAGCGGTTTGAAAATAAATCCGCTGCTTATCAGAGTTATGAAATCCTGGCGCCTTCGGGCCCGGTCAAAGTGGTGCTGCCGACATATAGGCCGCGTCCGGAGCCGCCCGACACCATTCGCCTGATGTTTCAGGAAATTGTAACGGGAAGCCGGCAGACCCGGACGATTCGTTTTAATCCGTCGCTGGAGCGCCTCCCGCCGGAGCCGGATATCTGGCAGCAGATTTCAGAGGGCGATAAAGCCTTGCTGCGCAGCATGATAGAGAAGCGGCTGGAGGGGCCGGTGGATAACTATCAGCTATCCATTGATAAGTGCCAGTATAGCGCATCATTTGAGAAGGAGTCGGTGCAGTTTCCCTATCCCCCTGTGGAAGGCCATCCCATGGGCATTGACAGCGCCGGCCGGGATGTGCTGGCGCGGATTCTCTATGGGCTCCGGATATCGCTTACCTTTGGACTGATGCTGGTGGGCTCCACCATGATGCTGGGTATTTTTGCCGGCTCTGTGCAGGGCTATTACGGCGGCCGTTTGGATATCACCGCCCAGCGGCTGATTGAAATCTGGAGTGCCATCCCGTTTCTGTATGTCATGATTCTGATGGGCTCCATCTACGGCCGGAGTTTCATGCTGCTATTGATATGCTACGGGTTGTTTAACTGGGTGGGAATCTCCTATTATGTGCGCGCGGAGTTTTTAAATCTTCGCAAACGGCCCTTTGTTGAAGCGGCCAAATGCATGGGGGGCCCGTCTTATAAAATTATTTTCAAGCATATCATGCCCAATGCCCTGGTGCCGGTGATTACCTTTTTCCCGTTTTCTTTAGTCGGGGCCATCGGCGCGCTGGCCGCCCTGGATTACCTGGGCTTCGGCCTTCCGCCGCCAACGCCCAGCTGGGGTGAGCTTTTGTTTCAGGCCCAGCAGTACCGATGGGCGTGGTGGCTGATTCTGTATCCATCCCTGGCCCTGTTCATTGTCATGCTGTTAGGGGTTTTTGTGGGCGAAGGCATCCGCAATGCCTATGACCCCAAACAATACACGCGGCTGGAATAA
- a CDS encoding ABC transporter ATP-binding protein, with translation MTSEVKKDRELLLSVKNLAVSFNTDDGRFTAAEDVWFDIGRGESVGLVGESGCGKSVTALSLTRLIPSPPGSIESGEVLFNGQDLMRMRPDNLRDIRGNDISMIFQEPLSALSPLHRIGRQLVEAVRLHRQMSKKEAWRFSEEWLRKVGIPDSKERMFSYPYQLSGGMQQRVMIAMALMLEPALIIADEPTTALDVTTQAQIFDLLQRMKHNLTSLLLITHDMGVVWEMCERVLVMYAARIVETGSREAIFQSPAHPYTIGLLEAIPRLSTGRQRLKAIPGQVPSPFDFPKGCHFQARCPYAFERCRQETPPLYECGSGQKAACFLLDKAE, from the coding sequence ATGACGAGCGAGGTAAAAAAAGACAGAGAACTGCTGCTGTCCGTCAAAAATCTGGCAGTGAGCTTTAATACGGATGACGGACGGTTTACCGCAGCCGAGGATGTCTGGTTTGATATCGGCCGGGGCGAGAGCGTGGGCCTGGTGGGCGAGTCTGGATGCGGCAAATCGGTGACCGCGCTAAGCCTCACCCGGCTGATCCCGAGCCCGCCGGGCAGTATTGAAAGCGGGGAGGTTTTATTTAACGGGCAGGACCTGATGCGCATGAGACCCGATAATCTCAGGGATATCAGGGGCAATGACATCAGCATGATTTTTCAGGAGCCTCTGTCCGCCTTGTCCCCGCTGCACCGCATCGGCCGGCAGCTGGTGGAGGCCGTGCGGCTGCATCGGCAGATGTCAAAAAAGGAAGCCTGGCGGTTTTCTGAAGAATGGCTCCGGAAAGTGGGGATTCCGGATTCAAAGGAGCGCATGTTCAGCTATCCCTATCAGCTCTCCGGCGGCATGCAGCAGCGGGTCATGATCGCCATGGCCTTGATGCTGGAACCCGCCCTGATCATTGCGGATGAACCTACCACCGCCCTTGATGTGACCACCCAGGCCCAGATCTTTGATCTTTTGCAGCGGATGAAGCATAATTTGACTTCGCTTCTCTTGATAACCCATGATATGGGCGTGGTCTGGGAAATGTGCGAGCGGGTGCTTGTCATGTATGCGGCCCGGATCGTGGAAACCGGCAGCCGGGAGGCGATTTTTCAGTCTCCCGCGCATCCGTATACTATCGGACTGCTCGAGGCCATTCCCCGCCTATCCACGGGCCGACAGCGGTTAAAAGCGATTCCCGGGCAGGTGCCGTCGCCCTTTGATTTTCCCAAAGGCTGTCATTTCCAGGCCCGCTGCCCCTATGCATTTGAGCGGTGCCGGCAGGAGACACCGCCCCTTTATGAATGCGGCAGCGGCCAGAAAGCCGCCTGCTTTTTATTGGATAAGGCAGAGTAG